The Actinosynnema mirum DSM 43827 genomic interval CGCGGTGCGCCGGACCTTCGGTGAGCACGCCCCGTCGGTGATGATCGAGCCCGGACGGGCGCTCGTCGCCGAGTCGGGTGTCATCCGGTCGTCGGTGGTGCTGGTGGCCCGCAAGTCCTACTCGGACGAGCGGCGCTGGGTGTTCCTGGACATCGGCCGGTACGGCGGGCTCGCCGAGACCGAGGGCGAGGCCATCGCCTACCCGCTGCGCACCACCCGCGACGGCGGCGAGACCGGTCCGGTGGTGCTCGCCGGTCCCACCTGCGACGCTGACGACGTGCTGTACCAGCACACGCGCTACGACCTGCCGCTGGACCTGCGCGCGGGCGACCACGTCGACCTGCTGCGCGCGGGCGCCTACACGGCCAGCTACTCCTCCGTGGCCTTCAACGGCTTCCCGCCGCTGGCCACCTACTGCGTGCGGTGAACGCGCGCCCTCCGATCGTCCCTGGCGGCGTCCGGCCGCAGGAACCTGAAGCTGATGTTTGGAGTGATTGATGTCCGAACTCCCGTGCGAGACCGAGCCCGTCGGCTTGTTCGCAGGACAGCACGTGCTGGCTGAGCTCGAAGGCGTGAGCCCGGAGCTGCTCGACGACGAGCGGTTCCTCAGGCACGCCCTCGGTGAAGCGCTCACCCAGGCCGACGCCACGGTGCTGGAGGTGGTCTCCAAGCAGTTCGACCCGCAGGGGGTCACGGTCCTGGCCCTGCTGTCGGAGTCGCACGCGTCGATCCACACCTACCCGGAAGTCGGGAAGGTGTTCGTCGACGTGTTCACGTGCGGCACCCGTGCGAAGCCGGAGCTGGCGGTGCGCCTGCTCTCGGAGGCGCTCGGCGCGGAGCACGCACGGACGGACACGGTCAGGCGAGGCACCGGTCGCGTGCCCGCTCTCGTAGGCGAGGAGAAGTCTTGATCACCGAACCGCTCGCGGCGGGCATGACCCGGCACTGGGAGGTGGCGGAGACGGTCGTCGACACGAGGACCGACTTCCAGCACCTGGTGATCGCGCGCACCTCGCAGGGGTTGTCGCTGTTCTGCGACGACGACCGGCAGAGCACCGAGTTCAGCCAGCTCACCTACCACGAGGCGCTGATGGTCCCTGCGCTGCTGCTCGCGGACAAGGTCGAGCGGGTGCTGGTCATCGGCTCCAGCGAGGGCGTCGTGTGCCAGATGGCG includes:
- the speD gene encoding adenosylmethionine decarboxylase; protein product: MSELPCETEPVGLFAGQHVLAELEGVSPELLDDERFLRHALGEALTQADATVLEVVSKQFDPQGVTVLALLSESHASIHTYPEVGKVFVDVFTCGTRAKPELAVRLLSEALGAEHARTDTVRRGTGRVPALVGEEKS